A region of the Bos mutus isolate GX-2022 chromosome 18, NWIPB_WYAK_1.1, whole genome shotgun sequence genome:
tccctggtggtccagtggttaggactcggcgctttcactactgagggcgagttccatccttggttggagGACTATGATCCCACAAGCcattcagcacagccaaaaacaggaaataataataataaaaaggaggGGCAGTTGTGAGACTGCCCATCTAGAGAGAGTGACCCCTTTTGGGAAGAGACATTTTAGCAGAGACCTGATGATGAATGGGAGTTGGCCTGAGAAGGGAGGTAGGAGAGGCATGGCTGATGCAGAGGCCTGGAAGGAAAGGAGCCCCGCTCCAAGAGCTCACCCTTGACTCATCTCTCTCAAATCCATTCATCTGGAAATTATGTTGGCCCTGCTCTCAAAGTACCTGTGTCCAAGGTCTAACCACTTTGCTCCAAGGCCATCCTGGAGCTGCCAATGGTTGGAGGGCGGGGAGTGGCAAGTGGGTTTGAAGCAGAGAGACAAGAACTGTCAAGACGTAGTCACCCACAGAGAGGTGAGGATGGGACCAAGTCTGTCAAGCCTGCCAAGGACTTTGGACCAAGCATAGGAGAACAAgcaaggcttcctggaggaggcgggGAGGTTACCAGAAGAACAGAGGGAAGAAGCAGATTCGTGCTTTAGGAAGTGATTACATCAAGAGGGGACACAGCTGGAGGCAAAGATGATCTAACCTAACTCACCTTTccacccctcctctgcccccaccctggtCCTGTCCACCACAGTCTTGACTTTGCAGTAGCCTCTTCACTGGTCACTGGGCAACCACCCCTgcccacacccccccacccctccacagtCTGTTTGCAGCCAGAGGGGCCCTATGAACACCTGAATCAGATCCTGTCCCTTCTCTGCTTGTATAAGCCAGAGCCTTCCCCATGGCCCACGAGGCCTTCACTCATCTGCTTCCTCCACCCCAACCTCATCTGCTCACCTACCCTCcaacacactcacatacacacacacatccactcaCTCCACTGCAGCCACACTGGAGTGGCCTTgacttcctcccccaggggagggaggactctacctcagggcctttgcactggctcttCTTTCTGCTTATAACACTTCCCCAGGTCCCCACACAACCTTTGCTCAAatgtctttgctcaaatgtcaccttcgcAGTGAGCCCTCCCCTCATCATCCCATTTGACCGTCTActcctccacctccccaccctccttGATTCTTCTCCATAGCCTTTATCTCTGGCTGTTATACAGTTTGCTCCTGGgtcttgtttattgtctgtctcttccACGAAGGCAGGCATTCTTGTCTGTTTTCCCCATTGATGTTATCCCCCATGCTGTGAACagggtctggcacatagtaggtgctcaacagaCATTTGAGGAATTATGAATGGGAGGGTCGGAGATGCAGGGCAGAGAGTTGGCAGTGGGATGGGAAGAATGGGTGGATCTCCTGTGTCTGAGAAGATGGCCCTTTTTCCTGGTTGTGTCTCCTGTTCTATGTTGCTGTCTTTGCTCTGTCCTCCCCATTGCTGGGAGACCAGCCCTGCAGCTCCCAGGTCCCCAGAATCCCACCTGACTCTGCAGGTCTCAGCAGCCACAGGGCTGAGGGGCCACAGCCTGGGCACTCCGAGGCTGCCGCAACTGGCGAAGGGAGGCATCACCGTACTGAATGCCGGAGCCCATCCTCTCGGGATCCAGTTCacctgtggggagggaagggagaggtcaGGACCAGTCCCTGGAAACCTCTGGGCTCTCCTTCCACTCCCAGTCCGGTCAGTTGGGGGTCTCACCTGAGTCGATCTTGTTCAGAATGGTGCGGGCACATTTCAGGAATGCTTCCTCCACATTCTCACCGGTGAGAGCGCTTGTTTCCAGGAACATTAGctctggagggggcagggggacagaCACTCAAGACAGTCAGGGCCTCAATCAGTCCCCAATCTCCACTCAGACTCTGACCTGCTACCTCTCATTCTGTCCCTCAAGCCTTCACTTCGAGCCTCCGTACATGTGTTTCCCTGCCATGAAAGGCCACTTCCCCAGGTACCCACTGAGCTCTTCTCAGAACTCAGCTcctatctcctcctccaggaagtcctcctaACTTCCCAGGATGAATCAGGTGCCTCCCCTGGGCTCTCATTGACCCGTTCGCCTCCCCCTTCCCAGCCCTGACCTCTTTGGGCTGTCACTCTCTGGAAATGGTCCTCCTCCCTCCGCCCTGGGCTGTGAGACCATGAGAGCTGGGCCCAGGGCTGTTTTCAccactgtgtccccagcaccatCTAGCACAGGCCCCATTCATAGTCCACCCATTAGCCATGTGACAAGGCCTCACAGTAAGTCAGAGCCAGcattcaaacccacatctttctGATAGCAAATCCTCTAAACCTAGAGGTTACAAAAAAGAAGGAACATGGACAGAGCCTAAGTCAGCAGATGTGGGCCAACATGACGTTTTCACATGAGTTTAGACCTGCATACCTCTTGTTGTAgtcactagtttattctctggattccacatataagtgataccaaacaatattttgtctttctctgacttacttcacttagtaataccttccaagtccatctacgttgctgcaaatggtcttacttcattcttttttatggctgaatagtattccactgtatatatataccactttagccattcatccattgatagacactgaggttgcttccgtatcttggcaaTTATAAGCAATACTGCTATGAGCATTGGGGTATCTTTTTGaatccattttttgtttttttaaagatacatacctaagagtgggattgctgtgtcacgTGGCAGttcaattttagttttcttagaaactgccatactgttttcaaaAGTGCCTGCACCAGCCTACATTCCAAACAACAGCATACCAGCGGTTTATTTCCTCTAAATCCTCGCCAACATTtgctatttgtgttttttttaatgataatgtaCTTGCATACCTTTCAATGTGGCTATCAGTCTTGTCCATTCCCCTAATGTCAGTGCCTGCTAACCTGAGGGTCTCCCCTGCCCCTTCTCCCTTATTCACAAAATGTGCCTGTCCCCTATGGCCATCAGAGTTTGCAGTCCCCACATTACACCAATATTCTATGCTGCCTCCCCATGGTGGCTGAAACTTTCTTAGCAGCCAACATTCATGAAGCACCCATTCATCCAAGCCGTGCCAAGAATTCCCCTGGACCACCTCCCTTTAACCATCTGTGAAGCAGAGTGTGCGATAGTTAAGGGAGGTGGTCCAGGGGGGGACCCATttttccagatggggaaacagagtgGTCATATAGCCCGCACATGGCCAACAACCAGATTTGAACGCAGACCTCTAAAGTTGCACATTGCCCTGCTGGGCAGAGCCACAGAGAGCTAGGGGGCTCTCACAGGCTCCCCCTGAATGCCCCCCCATCCCTCTGCTGGTCCCCTGCCCCACTGATCCGCCACCTAGCCCTCACCATTCTCCTGGGCAAAGCGGGAGGCCTCCAGGAAAGTGACCTCACGCTCCGGATCCAGGTCCTTCTTGTTGCCACAGAGAATGACCACGATGTTGGGGCTGGCCAGTGTGCGCGCATCCGTCAGCCAGGCAGCCAGTGAGTTGTAGGTCTCCCGGCTATGGAAAAGGGAGCCAGGAGGGAGGCAGGTGCAGCGGCAGGGGgcagcccaggccccaccccgCCCGCTCCGTGCACCCACCTGGTGATGTCATATACCAGCAGGGCTCCAGCTGCCCCTCGGTAATAACTCCGTGTCACCGACCTGTGGGGCCAGGGGGACTCAGTCACCCCCAAGGCTGGGGTCTGCCCCAAGACTGCCCCCCTCTGCGGAAAGAGACTGGTGGTTTGGAGGCCCCCGTGTACTGCTGGCCCCTCCTCCTAAACCTGGCCATGGTCTGGGTCTCACTACAGTTTCTCCCACTGGTAGCCTACTTCCCTCAATCTTTATCTTGGCTGCCTGCCTCTGTCACAGTCTCTCCCTACTATTTGTTTGTCTTTGGCCACACcgtgtggcttgtaggatcttagttccctgaccagggatggaacctggggaCCTCGACAGTGAAAGTGccaatcctaaccactgggccaccagggaattccctctccctccttttGACTTTCTCTGTGTCCCTGTCTTTCTGCATCTCTTCCTTGGTATGTACTGTTCTGTCTcttgtatgtgtatgtatctttaactctgtttctctccatctctgttgCTCTGGCTCTGTCATCCTTTCCCTTTCATTCATCCTTTCCCGTTCATTCAACATTTTCTGTCATTCCCCCTTTGCCCAGTCCTGGCCAAGCACTACGAAACTACATCCATTTGGCCCTCTCCTGCTgtttggggcggggggaggggcccTTTCCCAGGGTGGTTAACTGTCTGCTCCTCACTGTGTCGCCAGGCTGGATCCCTCTGGAATTCGTGCAATCACAACACAACCATTTACAGAGCACTTACTGCCATCTTGGCGCAGTGGcacacctctctctcctccatcctctctctgtctctgggcAGCTCACACAATGAACTCTCGCATGAATATTAACTCAGCAGCTACTCAGTGCTGACCAGGGACCACCCTTTCCCAGAAGCTGGATTCCTCGTTTCTCTCTGCTGGCTATTTCTCACTCAGGGTTTCCATGTGTCTATCACCTTTTCTACAGACATTTCCTGAAGACATACTGTGTGCTGAGCCCTCCACATTGCCCTGTCCC
Encoded here:
- the RAB4B gene encoding ras-related protein Rab-4B isoform X1, whose product is MAETYDFLFKFLVIGSAGTGKSCLLHQFIENKFKQDSNHTIGVEFGSRVVNVGGKTVKLQIWDTAGQERFRSVTRSYYRGAAGALLVYDITSRETYNSLAAWLTDARTLASPNIVVILCGNKKDLDPEREVTFLEASRFAQENELMFLETSALTGENVEEAFLKCARTILNKIDSGELDPERMGSGIQYGDASLRQLRQPRSAQAVAPQPCGC
- the RAB4B gene encoding ras-related protein Rab-4B isoform X2; this translates as MAETYVKQDSNHTIGVEFGSRVVNVGGKTVKLQIWDTAGQERFRSVTRSYYRGAAGALLVYDITSRETYNSLAAWLTDARTLASPNIVVILCGNKKDLDPEREVTFLEASRFAQENELMFLETSALTGENVEEAFLKCARTILNKIDSGELDPERMGSGIQYGDASLRQLRQPRSAQAVAPQPCGC